In one Gimesia sp. genomic region, the following are encoded:
- a CDS encoding HAD-IIB family hydrolase, translating into MHAHTPHQPTQTPPLVIMTDLDGTLLDHDTYSYAPAIPVMERLKASGIPLMLNTSKTAAELMSLRNELENSDPYVVENGSAIYLPTDFLTENSAQNSGDQVHILGAARTEILTLIQKFRTEEKFLFTGFADMEVAEVIEYTGLSESAARRAMTREFSEPLIWQDSAHQLRKFEALIANHGLRLLRGGRFVHVIGACDKGKCLQWFRNWFASADQRVPRFVALGDSQNDVAMLKTADIAVIVRSSHHEPPDLEQQSAVIITDETGPQGWATALTQILDDEQI; encoded by the coding sequence ATGCACGCTCATACTCCCCATCAACCCACTCAAACTCCGCCTCTGGTCATCATGACTGACCTGGACGGCACCCTGTTGGATCACGACACCTATTCCTATGCACCCGCGATCCCTGTGATGGAACGTCTCAAGGCATCGGGAATTCCACTGATGCTCAATACCAGCAAAACGGCAGCGGAGCTGATGAGTTTGCGTAATGAACTGGAAAATTCAGATCCCTATGTTGTGGAAAATGGATCAGCGATTTATCTGCCTACGGACTTCCTGACGGAGAACTCTGCTCAAAATTCAGGAGACCAGGTGCACATTCTGGGGGCAGCACGCACCGAAATTCTGACTTTGATTCAAAAATTCCGGACCGAGGAAAAATTCCTGTTTACCGGATTTGCAGATATGGAAGTCGCTGAAGTCATTGAATATACGGGATTATCGGAAAGTGCAGCCCGACGGGCTATGACCCGTGAATTCTCCGAACCCCTGATTTGGCAGGACTCGGCACATCAATTGCGTAAGTTTGAAGCACTGATTGCCAATCATGGTCTACGGCTGCTGCGTGGCGGCCGGTTTGTGCATGTGATTGGTGCGTGTGACAAAGGAAAATGTCTGCAATGGTTTCGCAACTGGTTTGCATCGGCTGATCAACGTGTGCCTCGATTTGTGGCGCTGGGTGACAGTCAGAATGATGTGGCCATGCTGAAAACAGCAGACATCGCGGTCATTGTGCGCTCTTCCCATCATGAACCTCCTGATCTTGAACAGCAGTCTGCGGTCATAATCACTGACGAAACCGGTCCACAAGGCTGGGCCACTGCGTTGACCCAAATACTGGATGACGAACAAATCTGA
- a CDS encoding LamG-like jellyroll fold domain-containing protein has product MLRSLITFGLVLIFLSSPFVAGAAEPASQDLQEPWQSQYTKENATGKHVLGLWTFDGKKPGADLSGHKLDATFDGAEIEPQGRFGAAMRSFPGFPVIDKRHWAMVPDSPHLSPRGAFTLEMWIKPEKDIEKAATAYLLDKKYVSDTDYQLVFTSAGRTGSRTLKAVLGFGNKSETWFSNPMQLEPETWYHVVFQYNGAGRGRFLINGIPWGEKTVNDVGAVAAGSRYLTIGDRTGSNYGGFPGLIDQVRISEGELEFRPVRFERISERSCFVRMEPERTLDFEVTNLQRKLLPEATVTWTLNGLVQGTSTLKNLEPGQPRKVSFPLNTALRPDKYELKAELKTAKTTGTTAEASFPIQIVSRPLPDRFPVVMWGAGINEIDRLKEIGFTHAAGVRANYSKIWQAGKPILADDKEQVQTLREGLDRGLANGVSFYAGLSPGAWLRSQEKLQRVSREGTHHDSREDICPLFPEIKEFCYNVGVSVAETYGDYPAYDSALLHTEVRGHSRPCFHEHDKAAFRKYAGIDIPAEAGPPRGVDYKKLKGFPSDRVIKDDNPLYVYYKWHWKTGDGWNELNSDLERGLNSTDDKIWTWYDPAMRVASVFGSGGTVDYLSHWTYTYPDPIRINVVLDELFAMARGSSKHQDVMKMTQIIWYRSQTAPQPKKTDKDTPPLASWEREQPDAPFITIAPMQLREAFWAKISRPIKGIMYHGWQSLVPTESTSGYRYTNPQTQHELKRLIHDVVQPLGPALKQIPAPRNDIAYYESFAAQVFARRGTYGWNGYWLGDAHQMLQWAGLQTDVVFDESIQRNGLDQYKVLFMMDCDVVTESILKEIKAFQQRGGIVVADEHVAPGVKPDLVITSYRRTGNAEQDKQELQKKASELRQSLAGKYERYLDSSNPDVIPYCRRGKAADYLFVVNDRREFGDYVGQHGRVMENGLPAESTLTLNRPSGHMYDLVRHQPVSVKQKTGKQTAAIQLAPGAGGIYLVTDQPVSGVTVKVPEKLKRGESGTVSLSVVDPQGQQVSAVIPVEVSIEDAEGRLAEFSGYRALVDGKQDFQIQIAPNDKAGIWCVRVKELASGKSTSTFFRVSDDYSAVKPHGRNIKGFNPEQPAG; this is encoded by the coding sequence ATGCTGAGATCGTTAATAACGTTCGGACTCGTACTGATTTTCCTTTCGTCTCCCTTCGTTGCAGGGGCCGCTGAACCGGCCAGTCAAGATTTACAGGAGCCCTGGCAGTCGCAGTACACAAAGGAAAACGCGACCGGCAAGCATGTGCTGGGGTTATGGACCTTTGATGGGAAAAAGCCCGGCGCAGATCTTTCAGGACATAAACTGGACGCCACTTTTGATGGGGCTGAGATTGAACCACAGGGACGGTTCGGAGCCGCGATGCGTTCCTTTCCCGGTTTTCCTGTGATTGACAAGCGTCACTGGGCAATGGTGCCGGACTCGCCGCATCTCTCGCCACGCGGTGCCTTCACCCTGGAGATGTGGATCAAGCCTGAAAAAGATATCGAGAAAGCTGCGACTGCCTATCTGCTGGATAAGAAATATGTGAGTGACACCGATTACCAGCTGGTATTTACTTCGGCAGGTCGTACTGGCTCGCGTACTTTAAAGGCAGTTCTGGGGTTCGGCAACAAATCTGAGACCTGGTTTTCGAACCCAATGCAGCTCGAGCCCGAGACCTGGTATCACGTAGTCTTTCAGTACAATGGCGCGGGACGTGGTCGGTTTCTGATTAACGGGATTCCCTGGGGGGAAAAGACCGTCAATGATGTCGGAGCGGTTGCAGCCGGTTCCCGCTATCTGACGATTGGCGATCGAACCGGAAGTAATTACGGTGGCTTTCCGGGTCTGATCGATCAGGTGCGGATCAGTGAAGGGGAACTGGAATTTCGTCCCGTCCGTTTCGAACGCATTTCAGAGCGGTCCTGTTTTGTCCGCATGGAACCCGAACGGACACTCGATTTTGAAGTTACGAATCTGCAGCGAAAGCTCTTGCCGGAAGCGACAGTCACCTGGACTCTCAACGGACTGGTGCAGGGGACATCGACTTTAAAAAATCTGGAACCGGGGCAACCCCGCAAGGTTTCCTTCCCCTTAAATACCGCTTTACGGCCTGATAAATATGAACTGAAAGCAGAATTGAAGACAGCAAAGACGACGGGTACAACAGCCGAAGCTTCGTTTCCCATTCAGATCGTCTCCCGTCCTCTGCCAGACCGATTCCCGGTCGTAATGTGGGGAGCCGGGATCAATGAAATTGATCGACTGAAAGAAATTGGTTTCACGCATGCGGCTGGTGTGCGGGCGAATTATTCGAAGATCTGGCAGGCTGGTAAGCCGATACTGGCCGATGACAAAGAACAGGTCCAGACCCTGCGTGAAGGATTGGATCGAGGGTTGGCAAACGGGGTTTCCTTTTATGCAGGACTCTCTCCCGGAGCCTGGTTGCGGAGCCAGGAGAAATTACAACGTGTCAGCCGGGAGGGGACGCACCATGACAGCCGGGAAGATATCTGCCCGTTGTTTCCAGAGATCAAAGAGTTCTGTTACAACGTGGGCGTTTCGGTTGCCGAAACTTACGGAGATTATCCTGCCTACGATTCAGCGCTGTTGCATACCGAGGTTCGCGGACATTCGCGCCCCTGTTTTCACGAGCATGACAAGGCAGCATTCCGTAAATATGCCGGGATTGATATTCCCGCCGAAGCGGGACCGCCACGTGGTGTGGATTATAAAAAACTGAAAGGCTTCCCGTCGGACCGGGTCATCAAAGACGACAATCCGCTGTATGTCTATTACAAGTGGCACTGGAAGACCGGAGATGGCTGGAACGAGTTGAACAGCGATCTGGAGCGGGGACTGAACTCGACCGACGACAAGATCTGGACCTGGTACGATCCCGCGATGCGGGTAGCGAGTGTGTTTGGTTCAGGGGGGACTGTCGATTATCTCTCGCACTGGACTTATACCTATCCCGATCCGATTCGCATTAACGTGGTGCTGGATGAACTGTTCGCCATGGCCCGTGGTTCCAGCAAGCATCAGGATGTGATGAAGATGACACAGATCATCTGGTATCGTTCACAGACCGCCCCACAGCCGAAGAAGACCGACAAAGACACTCCGCCTTTGGCGAGTTGGGAGCGGGAGCAGCCGGACGCACCCTTTATTACGATCGCCCCGATGCAGTTACGCGAGGCGTTCTGGGCCAAGATTTCGCGTCCGATCAAAGGCATCATGTATCATGGCTGGCAGTCACTGGTACCCACCGAGTCGACCAGCGGTTATCGTTATACCAATCCTCAGACGCAGCATGAACTCAAACGGTTGATTCATGATGTGGTACAGCCTCTGGGACCTGCACTGAAGCAGATTCCCGCTCCCCGTAATGACATTGCATACTATGAAAGTTTTGCCGCCCAGGTCTTTGCGCGACGGGGAACGTATGGCTGGAACGGTTACTGGCTGGGTGATGCCCATCAGATGCTGCAGTGGGCTGGATTACAGACCGATGTGGTCTTCGACGAATCGATTCAACGGAATGGACTGGATCAATATAAAGTATTGTTCATGATGGATTGTGATGTCGTGACCGAATCCATTCTAAAGGAGATCAAAGCCTTCCAGCAGCGGGGAGGCATCGTGGTTGCCGACGAGCATGTCGCTCCAGGAGTAAAGCCGGACCTGGTCATCACTTCCTACAGAAGGACCGGAAATGCGGAGCAGGACAAACAGGAACTGCAGAAGAAAGCATCGGAACTGCGTCAGTCCCTCGCTGGTAAATACGAGCGGTACCTGGATTCGTCGAATCCGGACGTGATTCCTTACTGTCGTCGAGGTAAGGCTGCGGACTACCTGTTTGTGGTCAATGATCGACGTGAGTTTGGCGACTATGTGGGCCAGCATGGACGCGTTATGGAAAACGGTTTGCCTGCCGAGTCAACGCTGACTCTGAATCGCCCCTCCGGTCACATGTATGACCTGGTACGTCACCAGCCGGTGTCTGTGAAGCAGAAAACTGGTAAGCAGACAGCAGCCATTCAACTGGCACCGGGAGCCGGAGGAATTTACCTGGTAACCGATCAGCCTGTTTCTGGTGTGACCGTGAAGGTGCCTGAAAAACTCAAACGGGGTGAAAGTGGCACCGTATCCCTCAGTGTCGTCGACCCGCAGGGGCAGCAGGTGTCGGCAGTGATCCCGGTCGAGGTTTCGATCGAAGATGCCGAGGGACGCCTGGCCGAGTTTTCCGGTTACCGGGCTTTGGTCGACGGGAAACAGGATTTCCAGATTCAGATTGCTCCCAATGACAAAGCTGGAATCTGGTGTGTCCGCGTCAAAGAACTGGCCTCGGGAAAGAGCACCTCTACCTTTTTCCGGGTGAGCGATGACTATTCAGCTGTGAAACCGCACGGGCGGAATATCAAAGGCTTCAATCCAGAACAGCCCGCCGGCTAA
- a CDS encoding sugar phosphorylase, translated as MTEPVAHSAISEYRFMVENHLKIIYPELDHAAFAQDLIDIMCPDGQCQTPETHQNHWDQRNVVMITYGDSLLAENEPPLQTLLHFSDKYLSNTINGIHILPFFPYSSDDGFSVIDYHQVNPSLGDWEDINAIAEKFELMSDLVINHCSSQSEWFQQFKRGEFPGRDFFFCASPDDDLADVVRPRTNELLQRIDTPEGPRYVWCTFSHDQIDLNFAEPLLLKEVVKIVKLYLDHGVQIFRLDAIAFIWKVAGTTCLSLPETHEIVRLLRTLIQFVSPQAMILTETNIPNRENLAYFGNSNEAHAIYNFSLPPLLVNAMLCGSCQHLKTWMMSMPPALHGTTYLNFIASHDGIGLRPAEGLMDDEEINQMVTMMEQFGGRISMRSLPGGGMRPYEINISLFDAMKGTLDGEDEWQIPRFLCAHAIMIALEGIPALYIHSFLGTHNDQEGVERTGHNRSINRHRWDYEQLQAVLADENFSHAHVFQGLCHLLQVRRRQPAFHPNATQFTLHLGDAVFAFWRQSMDRQQSIFALNNVSNTEQILPLSEINLIGTDSWIDLISGEIYSNLRAELTLKPYQVVWLTNLFERE; from the coding sequence ATGACTGAACCTGTCGCGCACTCTGCCATCAGTGAATACCGTTTCATGGTCGAGAACCATCTCAAGATCATTTATCCCGAGTTGGACCATGCAGCGTTTGCCCAGGATCTAATCGACATCATGTGCCCGGACGGGCAATGTCAGACACCGGAAACGCATCAGAATCACTGGGACCAGCGGAACGTCGTCATGATCACTTACGGCGACAGTCTGCTGGCAGAAAACGAGCCTCCCTTGCAGACTCTGCTCCATTTCTCGGACAAATATCTCAGCAATACAATCAATGGCATTCATATTCTCCCCTTCTTTCCGTATAGCTCGGACGATGGTTTTTCGGTGATCGATTATCATCAGGTAAATCCCAGCCTCGGTGACTGGGAAGACATCAATGCCATCGCGGAGAAATTCGAGTTAATGTCGGACCTGGTCATCAATCATTGTTCGAGTCAGAGCGAATGGTTTCAACAGTTTAAGCGTGGCGAATTTCCTGGCAGGGACTTTTTCTTCTGCGCCAGTCCGGACGACGACCTGGCTGATGTCGTTCGCCCCCGCACTAATGAACTGCTGCAGCGCATCGATACGCCGGAAGGACCTCGATACGTCTGGTGCACCTTCAGTCACGATCAGATTGACCTGAACTTCGCAGAGCCCCTGCTACTCAAAGAAGTGGTGAAGATTGTCAAACTCTATCTGGATCATGGCGTGCAGATCTTTCGCCTCGATGCGATCGCGTTCATCTGGAAAGTCGCAGGAACCACCTGCCTCAGCCTGCCGGAAACCCATGAAATCGTCCGCCTGCTGAGAACCCTGATCCAGTTTGTCTCCCCCCAGGCCATGATTCTCACCGAAACCAATATTCCCAATCGCGAAAATCTGGCTTATTTCGGAAACTCGAACGAAGCCCATGCCATCTATAATTTCTCACTGCCCCCACTGCTGGTCAACGCCATGCTCTGTGGCAGCTGTCAGCATCTGAAGACCTGGATGATGAGTATGCCCCCTGCACTGCATGGTACGACTTATCTGAACTTCATCGCCTCTCACGATGGAATCGGCCTGCGACCGGCAGAAGGCCTGATGGACGATGAAGAGATCAACCAGATGGTCACCATGATGGAGCAGTTCGGCGGTCGCATTTCAATGCGCTCCCTTCCGGGAGGAGGCATGCGACCTTACGAGATCAACATCTCTCTGTTTGACGCCATGAAAGGCACACTCGACGGAGAAGATGAATGGCAGATCCCCCGCTTCCTCTGTGCGCATGCCATCATGATTGCACTGGAAGGCATTCCTGCCCTTTACATTCACAGCTTTCTGGGGACCCATAACGACCAGGAGGGCGTCGAACGCACGGGGCACAACCGCTCCATCAACCGGCACCGCTGGGACTATGAACAATTACAGGCGGTTCTGGCCGATGAAAATTTCTCACACGCCCATGTCTTCCAGGGACTCTGCCATCTACTTCAGGTTCGCAGACGTCAGCCCGCGTTCCATCCCAACGCGACCCAGTTCACTTTACATCTGGGGGATGCCGTCTTTGCTTTCTGGCGACAGAGTATGGATCGACAGCAGAGTATTTTCGCGCTGAACAATGTGTCAAATACCGAACAGATCCTGCCACTCTCAGAGATCAACCTGATCGGCACCGATTCCTGGATCGACTTGATCAGCGGCGAAATTTATTCCAACCTCAGAGCAGAACTGACTCTCAAACCTTACCAGGTGGTCTGGCTGACGAATCTGTTTGAGCGTGAGTAA
- a CDS encoding glycosyl transferase produces MGDFYQNGIITTLHNLSSRSLEEMEAELLQFSEVRPMSLVLPCLYSELEGPALDKIVTELAQVNYLQEIVIGLDRADENQYKHAIQFFSRLPQKHRILWNDGPRLQEVNTLLQNQGLAPNELGKGCNVWFCLGYVLAQGNASSVALHDCDILTYDRSMLARLIYPVANPSFNYQFCKGYYARVAENKMNGRVTRLLVTPLLRALKKILGSLDYLEYLDSYRYPLAGEFSFRTDVINDIRIPSDWGLEIGVLSEVKRNYSTNRLCQVDIADRYDHKHQQLSVDDAQAGLSKMSIDISKGIFRKLATNGVVFSTETFRSIKATYYRIALDFIETYRNDAIINGLALDVHNEEKAVELFAENVLKAGIHFLDNPMETPFIPSWNRVQSAVPDIFTRLCTAVDDDYREFA; encoded by the coding sequence ATGGGAGACTTCTACCAAAACGGAATTATTACGACCCTGCATAATCTCTCTTCCCGATCGCTGGAAGAGATGGAGGCGGAACTGCTCCAGTTTTCAGAAGTCCGCCCGATGAGCCTGGTACTTCCCTGTCTCTACAGCGAACTGGAAGGACCGGCCCTCGATAAAATAGTCACGGAACTCGCACAGGTTAATTATCTGCAGGAAATTGTGATTGGCCTCGATCGGGCCGACGAAAATCAATACAAACATGCGATCCAGTTCTTCAGCCGCCTGCCTCAGAAACATCGCATTCTCTGGAATGACGGCCCCCGCCTTCAGGAAGTCAACACGCTGCTGCAGAACCAGGGACTGGCACCCAACGAACTCGGAAAAGGCTGCAACGTCTGGTTCTGCCTCGGGTATGTCCTCGCACAGGGGAATGCGTCATCTGTCGCACTGCACGACTGCGATATTCTGACCTATGATCGCAGCATGCTCGCACGCCTGATCTATCCCGTCGCCAACCCGAGCTTCAACTACCAGTTCTGCAAAGGCTATTATGCCCGCGTGGCGGAAAACAAAATGAATGGTCGCGTTACCCGGCTGCTGGTGACTCCCCTGCTCCGCGCTTTGAAGAAAATTCTGGGCTCGCTGGATTATCTTGAATATCTCGACAGTTACCGATACCCGCTGGCCGGGGAGTTCTCGTTCCGTACCGATGTGATCAACGACATTCGTATTCCCAGTGACTGGGGGCTGGAAATCGGTGTCCTCTCGGAAGTCAAACGTAACTACTCGACAAACCGCTTGTGCCAGGTTGATATCGCTGACCGCTATGATCACAAACATCAGCAACTCTCGGTCGATGACGCGCAGGCGGGGCTTTCTAAAATGTCCATCGATATTTCGAAAGGGATCTTCCGCAAACTTGCCACCAATGGCGTGGTCTTCTCCACGGAAACCTTCCGTTCCATCAAGGCAACCTACTACCGGATCGCGCTGGACTTTATTGAGACCTACCGCAACGATGCCATCATCAATGGACTCGCACTGGATGTTCATAACGAGGAAAAAGCCGTTGAGCTGTTTGCAGAAAATGTGTTAAAAGCGGGGATCCACTTCCTGGATAACCCCATGGAAACGCCGTTTATCCCCAGTTGGAACCGCGTTCAGAGCGCGGTTCCCGACATCTTTACCCGTTTGTGTACCGCCGTCGACGATGATTACCGGGAGTTTGCCTGA
- a CDS encoding VOC family protein, with the protein MQSGSNTIQELVPLLFVEDITHSVSFYRDQLGFEMTLNWEPEGKLSWCRLERDGVALMLQLACPDEDGTTEERSKGIGFFFLCEDAHAMYEELRGKGLELDPPKVAFYGMNQLFLKDPDGYELCFQNPVPERMAE; encoded by the coding sequence ATGCAGTCAGGCTCGAATACTATTCAGGAACTGGTACCGCTGCTGTTTGTCGAAGATATCACGCATTCCGTCTCCTTTTATCGGGATCAACTCGGTTTCGAGATGACGCTGAACTGGGAACCGGAGGGGAAACTGTCCTGGTGCCGGCTGGAACGGGACGGCGTGGCTCTGATGCTGCAACTGGCTTGCCCGGATGAAGACGGGACCACTGAGGAACGGAGCAAAGGGATCGGTTTCTTCTTTCTGTGTGAAGATGCACATGCCATGTATGAGGAACTGCGTGGCAAGGGGCTGGAACTGGATCCGCCCAAAGTCGCTTTCTACGGAATGAACCAGCTGTTTCTGAAAGATCCCGATGGTTATGAGCTCTGTTTTCAGAATCCGGTTCCTGAAAGAATGGCAGAATAA